The proteins below come from a single Chryseobacterium bernardetii genomic window:
- a CDS encoding WD40/YVTN/BNR-like repeat-containing protein yields MKKFLSIIFLSVGITAFSQQVENIEVVLNDKISIRALQLYDNKVWYSGSESKFGFVDLKDIKNQKQIKLSDEKLEFRTLAQDKNSFYAINIVSPARFFKIDKKDLKSQIVYTDSAKTAFYDALHFVNDKLAYTFSDSDSDQLLKLAVYKDGKWGMFKNNVKLNEGEAAFAASNTNISSTKKNLWIATGGKASRIIKLNLKNEKLEIFNTPFIQGESSQGMYSIDFYDDQFGVAVGGDYTKQDANVNNIATTKDGGETWQIQASGQNAGYMTCVKIKPGSKGKEIIAVGDRHISYSSDFGKTWKKISDEKGLYVCQWIDGSSVVLAGKDKILVMKIK; encoded by the coding sequence ATGAAAAAGTTTTTGTCCATTATATTCCTTTCTGTAGGAATAACTGCATTTTCCCAACAGGTAGAGAATATTGAAGTGGTCCTTAATGATAAAATCAGCATCCGGGCCCTTCAATTATATGATAACAAAGTATGGTACAGCGGCTCGGAATCTAAGTTCGGGTTTGTGGATCTTAAGGATATCAAAAATCAAAAGCAAATTAAGCTTTCTGATGAAAAGCTTGAATTCAGAACCCTTGCACAGGATAAGAACTCGTTTTATGCAATCAATATTGTAAGTCCGGCCCGTTTCTTCAAAATTGATAAAAAAGATTTGAAATCGCAGATTGTTTATACAGATTCTGCAAAAACTGCATTCTACGATGCTTTACATTTTGTGAATGATAAACTTGCCTATACATTCAGTGATTCAGACAGTGACCAGCTATTAAAGCTGGCTGTTTATAAAGATGGTAAATGGGGAATGTTTAAGAATAATGTAAAGCTGAATGAAGGCGAAGCTGCTTTTGCTGCCAGTAATACCAATATTTCTTCTACGAAAAAAAATCTCTGGATAGCCACAGGAGGGAAGGCTTCGAGAATTATAAAGCTGAATCTTAAGAATGAAAAGCTGGAAATATTTAATACACCTTTTATCCAGGGAGAGTCTTCACAAGGGATGTATTCCATCGATTTTTATGATGACCAGTTTGGAGTTGCAGTAGGAGGCGACTATACCAAACAGGATGCTAATGTTAATAATATTGCGACTACTAAAGATGGTGGTGAAACCTGGCAGATCCAGGCTTCAGGCCAGAATGCAGGTTATATGACCTGTGTGAAAATTAAGCCGGGTTCAAAAGGGAAGGAGATCATTGCGGTAGGAGACCGGCACATCAGTTATTCATCAGACTTTGGTAAGACATGGAAGAAGATTTCTGATGAAAAGGGACTGTATGTCTGTCAATGGATTGATGGAAGCAGTGTGGTTTTAGCAGGTAAAGATAAAATTTTAGTAATGAAAATAAAATAA
- the hemN gene encoding oxygen-independent coproporphyrinogen III oxidase, whose product MNSLIDKYNIPGPRYTSYPTVPYWDESTFSPESWKESVIRSFQESNAKEGISIYIHLPFCEALCTFCACHKRITKQHSVEIPYLESVLKEWKLYLGLFNEKPKLKELHLGGGTPTFFSPENLRTLLEGIFSTVEIAEHPEFSFEGHPNNTTKEHLQTLYDLGFRRVSFGVQDYDPKVQKAINRIQPFENVKNVTEWAKEIGYRGISHDLVFGLPHQTWEAMENTIRKTMELKPDRLAFYSYAHVPWVKGVGQRGFDENDLPSGEEKRRLYEDGKKLLQDLGYIEVGMDHFSLEHDDLYQSLIHKRLHRNFMGYTSSNTQLMVGLGMSAISDSWYAFAQNVKTVEEYQTMVEEGKIPVVKGHVLNEEDLIVRRHILNLMCQLETTFTTDNSFAELDNALDMLKEMENDGLVEISGKEIKITEAGRAFTRNVAMVFDLRMMRNKPETRIFSMTI is encoded by the coding sequence ATGAATTCTTTAATAGATAAGTATAATATTCCCGGACCCCGCTACACTTCTTATCCTACGGTTCCTTATTGGGATGAATCTACATTTTCACCGGAAAGCTGGAAGGAGAGTGTAATAAGGTCTTTTCAGGAAAGCAATGCAAAGGAGGGAATTTCTATTTATATCCATTTGCCTTTCTGTGAGGCATTGTGTACATTCTGCGCATGTCATAAACGTATTACGAAGCAACATAGTGTTGAGATTCCTTATCTGGAAAGTGTTTTAAAAGAATGGAAACTCTATCTGGGACTTTTTAATGAAAAACCAAAGTTAAAAGAATTACACTTGGGGGGCGGTACTCCAACATTTTTCTCTCCTGAAAATCTGAGAACATTATTGGAAGGAATTTTTTCAACAGTAGAAATTGCAGAACACCCTGAGTTTTCATTTGAAGGACACCCGAATAATACTACGAAGGAACATCTTCAGACTTTATATGATCTTGGCTTCAGAAGGGTAAGCTTTGGGGTGCAGGACTATGACCCTAAAGTACAAAAAGCCATTAACAGGATTCAGCCTTTTGAGAACGTGAAGAACGTAACGGAATGGGCTAAAGAAATTGGCTACAGAGGAATCAGTCATGATTTGGTTTTCGGTCTTCCGCACCAGACCTGGGAGGCCATGGAAAATACCATCAGAAAAACAATGGAGCTGAAGCCTGATAGACTGGCATTTTACTCTTATGCTCACGTTCCATGGGTAAAAGGAGTAGGGCAGAGAGGTTTTGATGAAAATGACCTTCCAAGCGGAGAAGAAAAACGCCGTTTGTATGAAGATGGTAAAAAATTGCTTCAGGATTTAGGATATATTGAGGTAGGGATGGATCATTTTTCTTTAGAACATGATGATTTATACCAGTCTCTGATTCATAAAAGGCTTCACAGGAACTTTATGGGATACACCTCAAGCAATACCCAGCTGATGGTAGGGCTCGGAATGTCTGCCATTTCAGATTCATGGTATGCTTTTGCCCAGAATGTAAAAACGGTAGAAGAATACCAGACGATGGTAGAAGAAGGTAAAATTCCAGTGGTGAAAGGTCATGTTCTGAATGAAGAAGATCTGATTGTAAGAAGACATATTTTAAATCTGATGTGTCAGCTTGAAACCACTTTTACTACAGATAATTCTTTTGCTGAGCTTGATAACGCTTTAGACATGCTGAAAGAAATGGAAAATGACGGATTGGTTGAAATTTCAGGTAAGGAAATTAAAATTACAGAAGCAGGCAGGGCT